Proteins from a single region of Pseudanabaena sp. PCC 6802:
- a CDS encoding SWIM zinc finger family protein: MEFNYTYKGSTAVQERGDRTQMSFAPDLTREPTYFRGELRQNVAFREAISALHDVVIADLRFQPKDKTAYKEWAARQMEVDWQLAAAQRQDIAARVKELQAELTSLYQTHAQRMAPFYKARESFYSYCYQKAHDLIFLFDPVITVHPDEVFFECFSRDESSYGRLSASYEVFQNVSEFACGTTNVDYSTALYNEFQKIRSYKSTHLEVDPSGFEVQTTNESDYKEVKIDLPDTWVRGFLQVSSAMSLPATHIEFHPMDVHNICFILRRKKEKRGPRSMRYHLKPGEPVRIAFEPWDIELICTRSLYHGNNEQEIRVWGRRRLLFLERLIPVAQKFTVHLLGTGMPSFYVADLGDMAFTLGLSGWTANDWSQAGNFDLMAPRAEVDGLTQQRVFAALKQNWYESPESLSDRLNLDRSIVLGALGAYTQAGRAIYDLNKQVYRVRELSREPLPMDRLRFANEREQQATLYLQRQAVTITSATVDTAGASILQGEVRDKEKIFKPSVTIDRDCRIIEAECTCNWYQQHKLYKGPCEHMLALRMQNARTSV; encoded by the coding sequence ATGGAATTTAACTATACTTACAAGGGCAGTACGGCAGTTCAGGAGCGGGGCGATCGCACGCAGATGTCGTTCGCGCCAGACCTTACACGCGAACCCACCTATTTTCGCGGCGAACTGCGGCAGAATGTGGCTTTTCGGGAAGCGATTAGTGCTTTGCACGATGTCGTCATCGCAGACCTGCGCTTCCAGCCCAAAGATAAGACGGCCTATAAGGAATGGGCGGCACGGCAAATGGAAGTCGATTGGCAACTGGCAGCAGCCCAACGCCAGGATATCGCAGCTCGGGTAAAAGAATTGCAAGCAGAGTTGACATCGCTCTATCAAACCCATGCCCAGCGCATGGCTCCCTTTTACAAGGCTAGGGAGAGCTTCTACAGTTACTGCTATCAAAAGGCTCACGATCTCATCTTTCTATTCGATCCGGTGATTACAGTGCATCCCGATGAGGTGTTTTTTGAGTGCTTTAGTCGCGATGAGTCCAGCTACGGTCGGCTCAGTGCCAGCTATGAGGTGTTTCAAAACGTGAGTGAATTTGCCTGCGGCACCACGAATGTCGATTACTCCACCGCTCTCTATAACGAATTCCAAAAGATTCGCAGCTATAAGTCCACGCACTTAGAAGTCGATCCCTCTGGATTTGAGGTGCAGACCACCAACGAATCAGACTATAAGGAAGTGAAAATCGACCTGCCCGATACCTGGGTGCGAGGATTTTTACAGGTGAGTTCGGCTATGTCTTTGCCCGCTACCCACATCGAGTTTCACCCTATGGATGTCCATAACATTTGCTTTATCCTGCGTCGCAAAAAGGAAAAGCGGGGGCCGCGCAGCATGCGCTATCATCTCAAACCAGGCGAGCCAGTGCGGATCGCGTTCGAACCGTGGGATATCGAGTTGATCTGCACGCGATCGCTCTATCACGGCAATAACGAACAGGAGATTCGCGTCTGGGGTCGCCGCCGCTTGTTATTCCTGGAACGCCTGATTCCCGTCGCCCAAAAATTCACCGTGCATCTATTGGGGACGGGGATGCCCTCATTCTACGTGGCGGATTTGGGCGATATGGCGTTTACGCTCGGCCTGTCCGGTTGGACGGCGAATGACTGGTCGCAGGCGGGCAACTTTGACCTGATGGCTCCCCGTGCCGAAGTGGATGGCTTGACGCAGCAGCGCGTATTTGCTGCCCTCAAGCAAAATTGGTATGAGAGTCCAGAGTCTCTCAGCGATCGCCTCAACTTAGACCGCTCTATCGTATTGGGTGCCTTGGGTGCCTATACCCAGGCTGGACGTGCCATTTACGACCTCAACAAGCAGGTTTATCGGGTGCGCGAGTTGAGTCGAGAACCTCTGCCCATGGATCGATTGCGATTTGCCAACGAGCGCGAGCAGCAAGCCACCCTATATCTACAGCGTCAAGCCGTGACGATAACCAGCGCAACGGTTGATACCGCTGGAGCGTCGATCTTGCAAGGTGAGGTGAGAGATAAAGAAAAGATTTTTAAACCAAGCGTGACGATCGATCGCGATTGCCGCATCATTGAAGCCGAGTGTACTTGCAACTGGTATCAACAGCACAAGTTGTATAAAGGTCCGTGCGAGCACATGCTAGCACTTCGCATGCAGAATGCCCGCACCTCCGTCTAG
- a CDS encoding reverse transcriptase family protein: MTEPAQPRTRQELWDRIRQTSRDEVILEEMIRLGFWPAQGQIPQDPADEIRRRGEIDRELKELRKEDRQLQDEKVLKKRLLEQRLAESRRKQQENKERRERERQAKSEAWQARKTQEILFLGDGVSQGLHHQQGDEQRLRSLDLPICHTPAELAAAMEISIGELRFLAFDRHVSFVSHYVRFQIPKKTGGTRLISAPMPRLKRSQYWILKHILTRISPHDAAHGFRQEFSIVTNAQPHVGADVIINFDLQDFFPSISYKRVKGLFRSLGYSEAVATILGLLCTEPEVEAIEMDGKTYYVALTERHLPQGAPTSPAISNLLCRRLDRRLSEMAENAGFIYTRYADDLTFSSAGDAQRQICNVLKRTESIVTHEGFTINPQKTRVLRSSQQQEVTGIVVNDKLNVDKATLKRFRATLYQIEKDGLEGKQWGNSQNLLSAIHGFANFVAMVNPERGKIFLEQVQRIKQKYGKKKRRDRP; this comes from the coding sequence ATGACCGAACCAGCACAGCCACGTACGCGTCAGGAACTCTGGGATCGCATCCGTCAAACTTCGAGGGATGAGGTAATCCTGGAGGAAATGATTCGCTTGGGATTTTGGCCAGCCCAGGGACAAATCCCGCAAGACCCTGCCGATGAGATCCGACGGCGCGGCGAGATCGATCGGGAACTAAAAGAATTACGCAAGGAAGATCGCCAGCTTCAGGACGAAAAGGTATTAAAAAAGCGCTTGCTAGAGCAACGTCTGGCGGAGTCGCGTCGCAAGCAACAGGAAAACAAAGAGAGGCGCGAGCGGGAAAGACAAGCTAAATCTGAGGCTTGGCAAGCAAGAAAAACGCAGGAGATCCTGTTTTTAGGCGATGGAGTTTCTCAAGGATTGCACCATCAGCAAGGTGACGAGCAGCGCTTGCGATCGCTCGATCTGCCGATTTGCCATACTCCTGCTGAACTTGCGGCAGCGATGGAAATTAGCATCGGCGAGTTGCGATTCCTCGCTTTCGATCGCCATGTTTCGTTTGTATCCCACTACGTCCGCTTTCAGATTCCCAAAAAGACGGGCGGCACCAGACTGATTTCTGCACCCATGCCGCGCTTAAAGCGATCGCAATACTGGATACTCAAACACATCCTCACCAGGATATCGCCGCACGATGCCGCCCACGGGTTTCGGCAGGAATTTTCCATTGTGACTAACGCACAGCCGCATGTAGGAGCGGATGTAATTATCAATTTCGATCTGCAAGACTTCTTTCCTTCAATTAGTTACAAGCGCGTCAAGGGATTGTTTCGATCGCTGGGTTATTCGGAGGCTGTTGCCACGATTTTAGGCTTGCTCTGTACGGAACCAGAGGTGGAAGCGATCGAGATGGATGGCAAAACCTACTATGTGGCACTTACCGAAAGACACCTCCCCCAAGGCGCGCCGACCAGTCCAGCGATTTCCAATTTACTCTGTCGCCGCCTAGATCGTCGTTTGTCTGAGATGGCAGAAAACGCTGGTTTTATCTATACCCGCTATGCCGACGATCTCACCTTCTCTAGTGCGGGCGACGCACAACGGCAAATTTGTAATGTCCTCAAACGGACTGAATCCATCGTAACTCATGAGGGTTTTACGATTAACCCCCAGAAAACTAGAGTGCTGCGCAGTTCTCAGCAACAGGAAGTCACGGGGATTGTTGTAAACGATAAGCTTAATGTCGATAAAGCAACGCTCAAACGATTTCGAGCAACGCTATATCAAATAGAGAAGGACGGGCTTGAAGGCAAGCAGTGGGGCAATTCTCAGAATTTGCTCTCCGCAATTCACGGCTTTGCTAATTTTGTGGCTATGGTTAACCCCGAACGGGGAAAAATATTTTTAGAACAGGTACAGCGAATTAAACAGAAGTACGGGAAAAAGAAAAGGCGCGATCGTCCGTAG
- a CDS encoding WGR domain-containing protein: MSEEKTYLELSEAEGSSHKFYEVTIKETEVTIRYGRIGDKGQTKTATFATPEKALADATKKINEKLRKGYERAVMGVRQKRAVTRRQIVSNRSTANQAPVLWKFASGAPAFGIFIDRQHCWVGNQEGRIFVLDRDGKVQNQFRLPEGVKCIVADDVWLYAGCDDGKVYDLTGKVPRVAYEIAPDVDIYWLDIKDGILGVSDSQGQVTAISHEDESQWTRKSDGTAGWMVRCDEIGIYHGHTQGVVMYDWEDGRQIWKQPTNGAVLFGWQEESVVYAGTSNSEVRAFTKKGEVGTVYRCDAPVYSCAAAEDGKYVFAGDNYSSVYCFNQQGDRLWKLGTGCGSAFSMQFAGDRLYIVTTDGSLACIDASEAAIAAAQTGTVPEVVNIKAPKQEAALPSPTLETTSNAGQGVIVECFREGSHLRVRVVSPGYNPNWRVQFPKDIRTEGDRYLVDEVRESVRGGFYRAYGDIKRLV, translated from the coding sequence ATGTCAGAAGAAAAGACCTATTTAGAACTCTCCGAAGCAGAAGGAAGTTCTCACAAGTTTTATGAAGTGACCATCAAAGAAACAGAAGTGACGATTCGCTACGGTCGCATTGGCGATAAGGGGCAAACTAAAACCGCCACCTTCGCCACGCCTGAAAAAGCCCTGGCGGATGCCACCAAGAAAATTAATGAGAAGCTGCGCAAGGGATACGAACGGGCGGTGATGGGCGTGCGACAGAAACGAGCCGTCACCCGCCGCCAGATTGTCAGCAACCGCTCCACCGCTAACCAGGCACCAGTTCTCTGGAAATTTGCTTCGGGAGCGCCTGCGTTTGGCATTTTTATCGATCGCCAGCACTGCTGGGTGGGCAATCAAGAGGGACGCATTTTTGTGCTCGATCGCGATGGCAAGGTGCAAAATCAATTCCGCTTGCCCGAGGGAGTCAAATGCATCGTTGCCGACGATGTGTGGTTATATGCGGGTTGCGATGATGGCAAAGTGTACGATCTGACTGGCAAAGTGCCGCGCGTTGCCTATGAAATTGCGCCTGATGTCGATATTTACTGGCTCGATATTAAGGATGGCATCCTGGGCGTGTCCGATTCCCAGGGACAAGTCACTGCAATTAGCCACGAGGATGAGTCGCAGTGGACGCGCAAGAGTGATGGCACCGCCGGATGGATGGTACGCTGCGATGAGATCGGTATTTATCACGGACATACCCAAGGTGTGGTCATGTACGATTGGGAAGATGGCAGGCAAATCTGGAAGCAACCTACCAATGGCGCGGTATTGTTTGGCTGGCAAGAGGAGAGCGTGGTTTATGCCGGTACGAGTAATAGTGAGGTTCGTGCCTTTACGAAGAAAGGCGAAGTCGGTACGGTCTACAGGTGCGATGCTCCAGTTTATTCCTGTGCTGCTGCCGAAGATGGCAAGTATGTCTTTGCGGGCGATAATTACTCCTCGGTCTATTGCTTTAACCAGCAGGGTGATCGCCTGTGGAAGCTAGGCACGGGATGCGGGTCGGCTTTTTCCATGCAGTTTGCGGGCGATCGCCTGTATATCGTCACGACAGACGGCTCTCTCGCCTGTATCGATGCCAGTGAAGCCGCGATCGCCGCTGCCCAGACTGGCACTGTGCCGGAAGTAGTCAATATCAAAGCGCCCAAACAAGAGGCGGCGCTGCCGTCGCCCACTTTAGAGACGACCTCCAATGCAGGTCAGGGCGTAATCGTCGAGTGTTTTCGCGAAGGCAGCCATCTGAGGGTGCGAGTGGTATCGCCAGGATATAACCCCAACTGGAGAGTACAGTTCCCCAAAGATATCCGCACCGAGGGCGATCGCTATCTCGTCGATGAAGTGCGCGAATCAGTCCGTGGCGGCTTTTACCGTGCCTACGGCGATATCAAACGGCTGGTTTAA
- a CDS encoding calcium-binding protein, producing MSSAFLELTPESDLIQLVPGQLSQMADEVRGLEGDDTIAGSSDREIIQGNQGRDILNGGGGDDVLFGGRDNDLLDGGDGNDLLIGGLDDDQLEGGAGNDTLLGNMGGSILWGDRGADLFVLDPSLAVRDMGTADSTSNELPLINVAPYAYIKDFNASEGDAIALAGGLTISDLVLFRANAFSSNPAPRGQVIGEGGSDVLGGLPEIAQVTAIALASTGGILGVVRDVSPDSLRFISISDTDLTV from the coding sequence ATGTCCTCTGCTTTTCTCGAGCTAACACCAGAGTCCGATCTCATCCAACTCGTACCCGGCCAACTCAGCCAAATGGCTGATGAAGTGAGGGGGCTTGAGGGTGACGATACGATCGCTGGCTCGTCAGATCGAGAAATTATCCAGGGCAATCAAGGTAGAGATATTCTCAATGGCGGCGGCGGTGACGATGTCTTATTTGGAGGTCGCGATAACGATCTTCTAGATGGAGGCGACGGCAACGATCTGCTAATTGGTGGTTTAGATGACGACCAGTTAGAGGGTGGCGCAGGCAACGATACCTTATTGGGTAATATGGGCGGTTCCATTCTTTGGGGCGATCGCGGTGCAGATTTGTTTGTGCTCGATCCCAGTCTAGCTGTTCGGGATATGGGTACTGCGGATAGCACTTCCAATGAGTTGCCACTCATAAATGTCGCACCATATGCCTATATCAAAGATTTTAATGCTAGCGAGGGCGATGCGATCGCGCTCGCAGGGGGGCTTACTATCAGTGACTTAGTTCTATTTAGAGCTAATGCCTTTTCTTCCAATCCTGCGCCACGCGGCCAGGTAATTGGGGAAGGCGGTAGTGATGTTTTGGGAGGGTTACCTGAAATTGCTCAGGTGACTGCGATCGCTCTTGCTTCTACGGGGGGTATCTTAGGGGTAGTGAGAGATGTCTCACCTGATTCCTTAAGGTTTATATCCATTTCTGATACCGATTTGACAGTGTGA
- a CDS encoding Calx-beta domain-containing protein, with product MLRELINLSSNSNGSQQFGYLGGDSDRQQVPGHLSACSCEGCHSLYVNRDRLSPPPAIDARSASTVSVALPLLSSNPNATGKLYLDFNGHTTSGTGWNTKYNGGAAFTTPAYSVDADPNFSATEIANITEIWKRVAEDYAPFNIDVTTIDPGNMSAANNMRVVIGGAWDDWFEESGGAGGVAYLFSWQDSGDTPAFVFEENLANGDPRYTAEAISHEAGHTLGLDHQSIYSGTDKTDEYNPGGNGWAPIMGVSYYQSLTTWHNGPSADGYNVLQDDMAVIASSGNGFGGYRPDDRGDTNATATALTASGTSVSGSGIISQTSDVDVFSFSTDAGAISLNVNVADVGANLDAVAELYDSNGTLVTSSNPTNSQAASISTTVTAGQYFLHVKSNGSYGRVGQYSITGTRVIPPSPTLSFTSASYSGNEGNSGSAVGTVIATIQRTGGSAGSISVPVQLSSSAGTASAGSDYTNQFPLTVTFGDGETTKDVSIPIMGDTVLESNETINLQLGTPTGEVGLGSQTTATYTIINDEQAPTFAIAATNAVQVEGNSGTKAFTFTVTRGGSTGSANNVNWAVTGSGANPAIGGDFGGTLPSGTVYFAAGETSKLVTVNVSGDTVSEQDENFTVTLSNPTGGASITTATATGTIQNDDIPATFAIAATNAVQMEGNSGTKAFTFAVTRGGGTGAANSVSWAVTGSGANPAVTGDFSGALPSGTVNFAAGETSKLVTVNVIGDTVTEQDEEFTVTLSNPTGGASLITPTATGTIQNDDIPATFAIAATNAVQMEGNSSTKAYTFTITRGGGTGLANSVKWAVTGSGANPANASDFSGSLPSGTVYFAAGETSKLVTVNVRGDISLEQNEEFTVTLSNPTNGASIIAPTATGVIQNDDIPATLAIAATNAVQTEGNSGSKYFTFTVSRTGDTTGTSTASWSVAGSGSNSADAGDFNGTSGTVSFSASQTSQTVTVYVKGDAIAELDENFTVTLSNPSVGTVIGTGSATGTIRNDDAIVGTAGSDTLNGLSGNDTISGLDGQDVLSGLAGNDSIDGGLSNDLLTGGVGNDTLLGNSGNDTLIGIDTAPGATSFGINEIDRLSGSVGSDRFVLGNANRTYYVGSGMSDYVLITDFGTGDVIQKYGSDVLTIGGTLPTGVSGKAIYLGTDLVAVVQGAVPTLASFVDAV from the coding sequence ATGCTACGCGAACTAATTAATTTGTCCAGCAACTCTAATGGATCTCAGCAATTTGGATATCTAGGTGGAGATTCAGATAGACAACAAGTTCCAGGTCACCTGTCTGCCTGTAGTTGCGAGGGATGTCATTCGCTATATGTCAACCGCGATCGCTTATCTCCTCCTCCTGCGATCGACGCAAGATCGGCATCAACTGTTTCAGTAGCACTACCACTTTTGAGTAGCAATCCCAACGCTACCGGAAAACTATATCTGGATTTTAACGGTCACACTACATCCGGTACTGGCTGGAATACTAAATATAATGGCGGCGCTGCCTTTACTACGCCTGCTTATAGCGTCGATGCCGATCCTAATTTTTCGGCTACAGAGATCGCTAACATTACAGAAATTTGGAAGCGAGTTGCAGAGGACTATGCACCGTTTAACATTGATGTGACTACCATCGATCCCGGTAATATGTCCGCCGCTAATAACATGCGCGTAGTAATTGGCGGTGCTTGGGATGACTGGTTTGAGGAATCAGGCGGCGCTGGCGGCGTTGCATATCTCTTCTCCTGGCAAGATAGCGGCGATACGCCTGCCTTTGTATTTGAGGAAAATTTGGCTAATGGTGACCCTAGATATACAGCGGAAGCGATTTCCCATGAAGCGGGTCATACATTGGGACTAGATCATCAAAGCATTTATTCCGGTACTGATAAAACAGACGAGTATAATCCCGGAGGTAATGGTTGGGCTCCAATTATGGGAGTCAGCTACTACCAGAGCTTGACTACTTGGCACAATGGACCAAGTGCCGATGGATATAACGTACTTCAAGATGACATGGCGGTCATCGCCTCATCTGGGAATGGTTTTGGTGGCTATCGCCCTGACGATCGCGGCGATACAAATGCTACGGCAACAGCGCTAACAGCGAGTGGCACTTCTGTATCTGGCTCTGGCATCATCAGCCAAACCAGCGATGTCGATGTATTTTCCTTCTCGACGGATGCTGGTGCGATTAGCCTGAATGTTAATGTTGCTGATGTTGGGGCTAATCTGGATGCCGTAGCAGAATTGTATGACAGTAATGGTACTCTCGTTACTTCCAGCAATCCTACCAATTCTCAGGCTGCCAGTATCAGTACTACTGTGACGGCAGGACAGTACTTCCTGCACGTTAAGAGTAATGGTAGTTACGGACGCGTCGGACAATACTCAATTACTGGAACTCGCGTTATTCCTCCTTCCCCAACCTTATCTTTCACATCTGCTAGCTATAGCGGTAACGAGGGCAATAGTGGCAGCGCTGTCGGTACTGTTATTGCCACAATTCAGCGTACGGGTGGTAGTGCTGGCAGCATCTCCGTGCCCGTACAATTATCGAGTTCTGCGGGAACAGCCAGCGCAGGCAGCGACTATACTAATCAATTTCCATTGACTGTTACTTTCGGTGACGGCGAAACTACTAAGGATGTATCTATCCCAATTATGGGAGATACCGTGCTCGAGAGTAACGAAACTATTAACCTCCAACTTGGTACCCCTACTGGTGAGGTGGGATTAGGAAGTCAGACCACTGCTACTTACACAATTATTAACGACGAACAGGCTCCAACTTTTGCGATCGCAGCGACAAATGCCGTACAGGTGGAAGGAAATTCTGGCACTAAAGCTTTTACTTTCACTGTAACGCGAGGTGGTAGCACGGGTAGTGCGAATAACGTGAATTGGGCGGTGACGGGCAGTGGTGCGAATCCTGCTATTGGTGGTGATTTTGGCGGCACTCTCCCCAGCGGTACGGTCTACTTTGCGGCAGGAGAAACCAGCAAACTGGTAACGGTAAACGTTAGTGGAGATACAGTCTCAGAACAGGATGAGAACTTCACGGTAACGCTATCTAACCCCACAGGCGGAGCCAGCATCACCACTGCGACAGCAACGGGAACCATTCAGAATGATGATATTCCCGCGACCTTTGCGATCGCGGCGACAAACGCCGTGCAAATGGAAGGAAATTCCGGCACAAAAGCTTTTACGTTCGCAGTTACCCGAGGTGGTGGCACGGGCGCTGCTAATAGCGTGTCGTGGGCAGTGACGGGCAGTGGTGCGAATCCCGCTGTTACTGGTGATTTTAGCGGTGCTCTCCCCAGCGGTACGGTCAACTTTGCAGCGGGTGAGACTAGCAAACTAGTGACGGTAAACGTTATTGGAGATACAGTCACGGAACAGGATGAGGAATTTACAGTTACCCTCTCTAATCCCACTGGTGGAGCCAGCCTAATCACCCCTACAGCGACGGGTACAATCCAAAACGACGATATCCCAGCGACATTCGCGATCGCGGCGACGAACGCCGTGCAGATGGAAGGAAATTCCAGCACAAAAGCTTACACGTTTACGATTACGCGAGGCGGTGGCACTGGTTTAGCCAATAGCGTTAAATGGGCAGTGACAGGTAGTGGAGCTAATCCTGCTAACGCCAGTGATTTTAGCGGTTCTCTCCCTAGCGGTACGGTCTACTTTGCGGCAGGAGAAACCAGCAAACTGGTAACGGTTAATGTTAGAGGTGATATCTCCTTGGAGCAAAACGAGGAATTCACCGTCACCCTCTCTAATCCTACTAATGGTGCCAGCATTATTGCTCCTACGGCAACGGGAGTTATCCAAAACGACGATATCCCTGCTACATTAGCGATCGCTGCCACGAATGCAGTTCAGACAGAGGGCAATTCCGGTAGTAAATACTTTACTTTCACGGTGAGCCGCACCGGAGATACTACTGGTACGAGTACGGCTAGCTGGTCGGTTGCGGGTAGCGGTTCCAACTCTGCTGATGCTGGTGATTTTAACGGTACATCTGGTACGGTCAGCTTCTCAGCCAGTCAAACCAGTCAAACCGTGACAGTTTATGTGAAAGGAGATGCGATCGCGGAGTTAGACGAGAACTTCACGGTCACGCTCTCCAATCCATCAGTGGGAACGGTTATCGGTACGGGAAGTGCCACAGGTACGATTCGCAATGACGATGCGATCGTGGGTACGGCAGGCAGCGACACTCTTAATGGATTGTCTGGCAACGATACCATTTCTGGTTTAGACGGTCAGGATGTGCTATCTGGTCTGGCAGGCAATGATTCCATCGATGGAGGTTTGAGTAACGATCTCCTCACTGGCGGAGTCGGTAACGATACTCTGCTCGGCAACAGCGGTAATGATACCTTAATTGGAATCGATACTGCCCCTGGTGCTACGAGCTTTGGTATTAATGAAATTGACAGGCTTTCTGGTAGTGTGGGCAGCGATCGCTTTGTCTTAGGAAATGCGAACAGAACCTATTACGTCGGTAGTGGGATGTCAGATTACGTCTTGATTACCGATTTCGGTACTGGCGATGTCATCCAAAAATATGGTAGCGACGTACTAACAATTGGTGGTACTTTACCGACAGGCGTTTCTGGTAAGGCAATCTACCTGGGCACTGACTTGGTCGCAGTAGTACAGGGTGCTGTGCCTACGCTTGCCTCATTTGTGGATGCTGTTTAA
- a CDS encoding helix-turn-helix domain-containing protein: protein MPSAVAVPIRQRMIELRQQGKSYRAIAEALGQSRHSVRQICRRWSQGGNSALTPDYQHCGHGGIRSERLIWRAAI, encoded by the coding sequence ATGCCCAGTGCAGTAGCTGTCCCCATCCGTCAACGGATGATAGAACTGCGTCAACAAGGCAAAAGTTATAGAGCGATCGCAGAGGCATTAGGACAATCGCGCCACAGTGTGCGGCAAATCTGTCGGCGCTGGAGCCAAGGAGGAAACAGTGCATTGACCCCGGATTATCAACACTGTGGACATGGAGGGATCCGCTCAGAGCGATTAATTTGGCGAGCCGCAATTTAG
- a CDS encoding nuclear transport factor 2 family protein, with translation MSATIPKTIQSYFAATRAMDVDGYLAAFAPDAINYDPVGGEPLKGHEAMRQFFLGIAGLFEQVGLTEEFVSVAGNEVAVKWKGEGISKSGKAVVFEGIDIFELNSEGLVQTLKAYWNPSEMMTRL, from the coding sequence ATGTCCGCAACAATTCCCAAAACGATTCAAAGCTACTTTGCCGCTACGCGCGCGATGGATGTAGATGGTTACCTGGCTGCCTTTGCACCAGATGCGATTAACTACGATCCTGTGGGTGGCGAGCCACTAAAAGGGCACGAGGCCATGCGCCAATTTTTTCTCGGTATTGCCGGACTGTTTGAGCAAGTCGGTTTAACCGAGGAGTTTGTCTCTGTGGCTGGTAACGAGGTAGCGGTGAAGTGGAAGGGAGAGGGAATTAGTAAAAGTGGAAAGGCAGTAGTATTTGAGGGAATTGATATCTTTGAACTCAACTCCGAGGGATTAGTTCAGACGCTCAAAGCCTATTGGAATCCATCTGAAATGATGACCCGACTCTAG
- a CDS encoding ferritin-like domain-containing protein yields MYKTRSSLATKTSSRRQLIKTGIFGAVGLAGVASVPSVMATTHGAAANDIKILNNALYYEHQAIWAYGFAATKLSQSNVGKAVLAIALANQADHKEHRDTLASVITQLGGKPVNARSEYLETVKPYLEKGEGNLDSDVNIAKLALALEVDAAIAYTSEVAKLKTPALVTAGASIGSTEASHATAIRFAFKTLGVDLKVVPAAFVSADTRNSWIVRV; encoded by the coding sequence ATGTACAAGACTAGAAGCAGCCTTGCCACCAAAACCTCGTCTCGTCGCCAGTTAATCAAAACCGGTATCTTTGGTGCTGTGGGTCTAGCTGGAGTCGCATCCGTGCCCAGCGTTATGGCTACAACACATGGAGCTGCTGCCAACGATATCAAGATTCTCAATAATGCTCTGTACTACGAGCATCAGGCAATTTGGGCCTATGGCTTTGCTGCAACTAAGCTCAGCCAAAGTAATGTGGGTAAGGCGGTTCTGGCGATCGCTCTGGCCAACCAAGCAGACCATAAGGAGCACCGCGACACTCTGGCTTCTGTCATAACTCAGTTGGGAGGCAAGCCCGTGAATGCGCGATCTGAGTATTTAGAAACGGTGAAACCTTATTTAGAAAAGGGTGAGGGCAACCTTGACTCTGACGTGAATATTGCCAAGCTAGCTTTAGCTTTAGAAGTGGATGCGGCGATCGCCTACACCTCAGAAGTAGCGAAGCTAAAAACTCCAGCTCTGGTGACCGCAGGTGCTAGTATTGGTTCAACGGAAGCATCTCACGCCACCGCTATTCGCTTTGCCTTCAAGACTTTAGGTGTGGATCTCAAGGTAGTACCCGCTGCCTTTGTCAGTGCCGACACCCGTAACAGTTGGATTGTGAGAGTTTAG
- a CDS encoding sigma-70 family RNA polymerase sigma factor, which produces MAQQQYSVDEAHLLERITAKDQAALSILYDRYARIIYTLAYRVLGSVEESEEVVLDVFNQVWRIAGTYTAQKGRVDAWLFMLTRSRALDRLRSLARTTKATVASEELAMTRSPSDTPEENAILLERSAVVKSALAQLPVEQREVLELAYYKGMTHTQIALATGKSLGTIKTRIRLGLNKLRESLKAIGEDD; this is translated from the coding sequence ATGGCGCAGCAACAGTACAGTGTCGATGAAGCTCATCTGTTAGAGAGGATTACAGCTAAAGATCAAGCGGCACTCTCGATTCTTTACGATCGCTACGCGCGCATCATTTATACTCTGGCTTACAGAGTTTTAGGTTCCGTCGAGGAATCCGAAGAGGTGGTTCTTGACGTATTTAATCAAGTGTGGCGCATTGCAGGAACCTATACTGCCCAAAAAGGAAGAGTTGATGCTTGGTTATTTATGCTGACGCGCAGTCGAGCCTTAGACCGCTTGCGCAGCTTGGCGCGAACGACCAAGGCTACTGTTGCCTCTGAGGAGCTGGCCATGACGCGATCGCCTTCGGACACGCCCGAGGAAAATGCTATTTTGCTAGAGCGATCGGCTGTAGTTAAGTCCGCGCTGGCACAGTTACCTGTCGAGCAGCGCGAAGTGCTGGAGCTAGCTTACTACAAGGGCATGACCCATACCCAGATCGCGCTTGCCACTGGCAAATCATTGGGTACGATCAAAACACGCATTCGTTTAGGGCTAAACAAGTTACGTGAGTCTCTCAAAGCAATCGGTGAAGATGACTGA